The window GAATTTGTTTCCATGGTCATATCTTGATGCATTTTTTATGTTATAATACCTAGTGAATACAATAGCTTTATTGAAGCCATATGAAACTCTTATCCTCCGTCGTTTCTTTCTTTAACTGTTTAAAGGACCTTTCAGTAGGGTGCGAGACAGAAGATCCTTCTGGCGTTGGAGGCTATAGCGCGAGATGCGTAAACTAGTAGACCCACATTCTGAACTGGTACGAGTCTATTTGTAAGTTTCTATGGGTTAATTTTTGTTCATGATCTCGAATGTACTGATGAAGCTGCTTATGGAGAAGGTTGATAGGATTAGAACTGTGTAATGATTATGATTTTGCTAGTTTTTTTATTCATGTTAGTTCACACCCTCGGCACTTTGCAGTAGGATTTGTTTAGAAATCCACTCTTCTAATGGTTATTGTTTTTGACAATCGCTTCAAGTTTATATCTTCTTGTGGCCCCATCTTGTTTATTCGTTGAGAATTGAGCTGCAAAACATGCTGTCACAAGCTATAAGCTTCAACTTGATTCAATAGGTTGACGAGTGTTCATCAAGCAGGCTTGACTTAGCTATAAAAATACTCTTGAGAAACCATATTCAGTTATTAAGCTCGGTTAAAAAAAATGAGCTTAATTTAAGTTTTAGGGGGAACAAGTGCCCGACTCAACACTTTCTAAATTAGATTCTACTAAGCTAAAGCTTGAAACATGATTTGCTTATAACTTGTTAGCTAACTTGGTATTTGAATTCATCTAGATAAAGCATGGACTAGAACAAACTTGAATaatcaataaaaagaaacaagaaagtTTTGGAAACAAGTATGTAATTATCTACTGCTTCCATCAATTTCAAGATGGTGTTTGTTCCAATATTATCGTTATTGCCTTGTGCCCTTGTAAGGCAATGGGAATTTCCAtcctaaaaaaaatttttaagatCGACTTTACCTCGGAGTTGTAATTCAACAAGTTCAAGTAACTCAGGATGATCTATGTAAAACTTCCAGACCAACAAGATATGTTGATATGGGCTCGACTACgttttacatatataacaatTTGGTCAATCATTTTCAATTCGAAAATGCCCGCGTAGGCTGTTAAGCATTGTCCACATTAGTCAGCGCCAACTGATTATGCTTTTCAAAGACTAATTAAGCAGCGGAAAATTCCTTTTTCCTGAACTCAGTGTTCATCAATTGGTTTTCTTATGAAGAATTCAAACCTTGACAGGAAAAAATTGAGCCTTGTAACTTTATTAAATACTGAAATTCCTGTAACCCACCGTTTCATAGACAATTCTTTCGAGACCGAccattatgtttttttctttttcttttaaccgTAAAATTTGGGCTCAATGGcatgtctttttatatactcAACTCCAATTCCAAAGAAAATTCATACTGAGAAAACTCATATCTCCATTTCCGATAGCATTTTACTCACACCATTTGAACCTGGATCTCTGGGTATCATGTTACACTATATACCAATCCATTAGTTGTTAATATTAATTGCTTTCAAAGAAAATGAAGGATGAAtggaaagaaatttttttaaaaacaaatggaCTTGGCGGCTAGCGAAGATGAAATCGAGTAACGACGGATATGCCTGATAAATGTgattaaaagtatatttaattCATATGATTTTTGATacatgaatattttttttttagcttttattattgatttttgtcATGTGTCAATTCTTTTTTGTTAGACAtaactttatatttaaattttaaacaaattaaacattttcttACATTTCATACAGGTATGAGGTATGTAACAAACTACAGTCaaatctctataaattaatacttgATAATTTAATAactcgataaaattaataatttatccaGACCCTATTTAAGAGATTAGTGAAAATCaacactcgataaattaataactcactaaattaataaaatatcgtTGTCCCAacactattaatttatagaggtttaaCACAATTGAATTGGTAAATACAGTACAAATTTGTTATATGACCAAACATTTGTAATTTAAATGTGTGTAAATCTAgttaaaatatgtaaaataaaaaaagatatgtaaaatagaaaagaaaaataaaaatgtacagtaataaaagaaaagaaaaaagtaagtAGGACAAAAgatcaattttataataaaaaagatcCAAGGACAAGTTGTCAAAgagatgggaaaaaaaaacagacaTCTTTGATCTTTCACTATCTATGTGCCTGTCATCATTAATTCCTTACAAGCACCACAAAACTCACTCTCCATACATACCAGAATATATTATAATTGTTTTCCACTTTCTAATTAAGTACTGTCAACGAGGAACTAAATTaacgtacgtacgtacgtgACGTGGGTATGTTCCATTCAGctagaaagaaaaaacatctACTATATGTTCATCTGCTATAGCTAGTTTTCTTGTCATATATacatctctatatatatgtattatgtccattttgatatataaatgttACTGCAAATTCTGATTACATGcactttgtttatatatatgtatgcatgtattTTGGCCCCTGAAGTTATTAATTGTAAATGGATAGATTAGTTTTTGACAAGTTTTTGTTGAATTGTGAGGATATGATAAAATAGAAacaatatatagtttaattatcAAGTTCTTGGTTTCGGTCTGGTTTGGTTTTGGACTGTTGCATACCCTGCCTTGGATGAGTAGTTACTAGTATATGTGATAAGCGTTTTTGTAAGTTCTGTTGATATGTAATTTATTTGGTTTTGTTTGATAGATTATGTTGTTATGGTAATTGAATAGTAAATGGAGAAAATCGAAAACATAGCTCAAGAAGAGACAAGAGCTCCATTGATAGCTCAAGATGGAAAAGGCAAAGAAAATAACTTTATGGTTTACTTGAGTACATTTGTTGCAGTTTGCGGTTCTTTTGCATTTGGATCATGCGTAAGTACTGCTGgttttagattattattattattatttttaacatatagTATGATTCAAAACGTAGGTTCGGATTATGGAAATTATGTTGATGTTAATAGGGATTTGCTTGACTTTCCCTCTTTTTAGGCTGGTTTCTCATCTCCAACTCAGTCTGCCATCAGAGAAGATCTTAATCTGTCGCTAGCAGAGGTAAGTATCACACTTGGCCCAACACACAATCGTACATCTTTTCCTGTAAAATATTAGTGTCAAGATGTAGAAAAGTGCATTAGACACGTATCAGCACCAGAGTTTTCTTCTTATCGTTCCCTTACTACTATGAAGGCATTTTCAAGAATATCATACAACAACACGGagttttgttaaaataaaagcATGATAACAGAGCTAAGTAAACAAACCAAAACTTGCACATGGACAAGATTTAAAGAAAGTAAATTCTTCAAGTGTTGGTGAACCtacattgtttgtttttttcttaatattctTTGTTTAACTCATTCTTTAGTTTTGGTTTAATGACTGCTGAACCTCTGCTTTCTTTATTTGTAGTATTCATTGTTTGGATCAATATTGACATTTGGGGCAATGATTGGGGCTATTGCAAGTGGGCCAATGGCCGATTTCTTTGGTCGCAAAGGGGTAAAGCTATAAATAGTTTCCGCTTTATCAACCATCGTTTATTGTGCACGTTTTAATTCAGTGGATGCTGAATAACCAAGTTCTTCACTTGCATTGGGAACAGGCATTGAGAATATCAACTGCTTTCTGTACGGCCGGGTGGCTAGCAATTTACTTTGCTCAGGTACATAACTCTTTAGTTTTAGAGTTCATTATCTCCATCTTGCTCCATTTTGAAACCGAAGAATCAAACGAAAATCGTTTAACTATGAAAGGGGCCTCTGCCTTTGGACATCGGAAGACTAGCAACAGGATTCGGAATGGGAGTCTTTTCCTATGTGGTATGTTAGTCTGCGTTACAATCAAGTCCAATATTgttaaacatatgatattttttcTCTCCTTGAACTTATACTTTACCGAGTAGCCTGACATTGACAAGTTTTGTATTGTAAGGTACCAGTGTTCATAGCTGAAATAGCACCCAAACATTTAAGAGGTGCATTAACAGCGTCAAATCAGGTTGCAACCGTATCACTATATTGGTTTTATATACAAACATTGTTTAACCTAAAAATTGTACACTGAAAAGTTAGTAATAaaagtttgaggtatttctgaACTATTCCAGTTTTGCAGCTCATGATCTGTGCTGGAGTATCCGTCGCTTTTATAATAGGGACCGTGCTAACATGGAGGACATTGGCATTGACAGGTTTCAAAAAGTCATTTTAACCTATGTACATCGATTACTCCTTGTAATAAGCTCAAGATGGTATTTTAGCCACTAGGCGCATTGGTGTCCACAAGTGGCCTGGTTATAAACAGTGAAATGGCACATAATAGTTACACTATACGTTCTCATTCCTCTAAAGTGTGGGGGAAATGGGTAGTAAAATCTTTACCTATAGAATGAGAAGAACATAAGTTTAACCTATCGAACATTTGGAAAGCATAACTCCTGTGAAAAAGAAATACTCAGAAAATTTTTACTTAAAGCTTGATTAGTGACGTATTCAAGCAATATGGCTGCAGGATTAATTCCATGTGCTGTTCTGCTAGTAGGGCTGTTTTTTGTACCAGAATCTCCTAGATGGCTTGTAAGATTTAGTTGAAACTTATAAAGTATCATTATGTTGGTTACTTTTCAAGTAAATAAATTCTAAACCACATGGGTGCAGGCTAAGATAGGAAAACATAAGGAGTTTGAATTTTCCCTCAGAAAACTTAGAGGTAAGGACGCCGATATATCTGAGGAGGCGGATGAAATCCAGGTTTACATTTCAAAGCACTCAAACCTTCGATTTGTTTTCTCTCGCTAACTTAAACTATATGAATTTTGTTGGTCATTAATAAGGTCCTGTAATTGTTGATAGGATTATATAGAAACACTGCAAAAACTCCCGACTGCCAAAGTCTTCGATTTGTTTCAGAAAAGATACATGCGATCTGTCACTGTAAGTTTATGTTCTTACCAATCACAACCCGGTAAGACTTCTTTTAATCTACAAAAACTATAGTCTTACTCTTTCTTGTTTTGGCCATTTCTATTGAGAAGATTGGAGTTGGATTAATGGTCTGTCAACAGTTTGGAGGAATCAATGGAATCTGTTTTTACACAAGCAGTATTTTTGAGTCTGCAGGATTTCCAGCTGATGTTGGAACTATAATCTATGCCATTCTTCAGGTTATATGACTTCAAATCAAAGATGCTCAAATGCATAACTCTCGCTTCAGACGGATTGCTTGTTATAAATTGTTAACTTTCCGTTCTTATATTTTCTTCTGCAGGTCATCGTGACTGCCTTAAATGCGCTCTTTGTTGACAAAGCCGGTAGAAAGCCATTGTTACTGGTAACGTGTAGTATTTGATATCAGAATCCTTTATCATCTACTTTTTTATGGTTCTTAATTTTATAGCGTaagaattttatttattgaaggTTTCTGGTGCTGGATTGGTTATCGGATGTTTACTAACAGCGATTTCGTTCTACTTGAAGGTATAATCTGTAGTTTTTACTATAGGTCAATATTTGGATCTTTGAATGTCTATCTTCTGATGATTATTTTGTGCACCAGACTTATGAAATAGGACTACAGGCTGCACCAGCGCTGGCAGTAACCGGCATACTGGTAAATATACACCATTCGCAaaaccaaaatataaatatacaagtaACAAGTCCTTATACAGTATCATGAATGCAGTTGTATATAGGTTCTTTCTCAGCAGGAATGGGAGCCGTTCCATGGATTATCATGTCTGAGGTACATAACTCAACATCAAAAGACAGTTTTCTGATATAGTTCTCCAATAGTTTTTCAATAAAATGAGGTACAGTACAGTGGTCAGGCCAGTTgagtaacgggtcaaaacaggtTGGATCATagcaaaatgtgttttttaggGTTGGTCAAAAGGGATCTGACCGGATTAACCCATCGAACATGTTTTGTCTTTTTGTAATTTCACGAATAGCTAGTGTAGTGCCTTTTCTAATGAGAGATATGTTCTGTATGTAGATCTTCCCTATAAACATCAAGGGCGCTGCTGGAAGCTTGGCAACGCTAGTTAACTGGTTTGGCGCATGGGCTGTATCGTTCACTTTCAATTTTCTCTTGAGCTGGAGTTCTTATGGTGAATTTAATTTGTTCATGAACATTTCACTATGTCGAGTTTACTTAACAATTATCAAGATTAACATCTTATATATACGCTTTTCCAGGTACCTTTCTTGTATACGCAGCAATAAACCTAGCTGGTATCATGTTTATTATAGTGATGGTTCCTGAAACGAAAGGAAGAACTTTGGAGCAGATACAAGCTGCTATTAATACTTAGTGACCCCAAAGTATCATCATGGCAGCTCTCTCAAATACAGAGTCGTCGATGTGGTATGCAAGATGGATAACTGCACAGGGCCTccccaaaaaaatatatagggTAAAAAGCGTTTTCAACACCATATATACAATAtcgattacatatatatttgattgaaGAATCTGCGATTAAAAAGGATGACACTGTATCCCACATTGATCAG is drawn from Erigeron canadensis isolate Cc75 chromosome 9, C_canadensis_v1, whole genome shotgun sequence and contains these coding sequences:
- the LOC122581134 gene encoding sugar transporter ERD6-like 7 — translated: MEKIENIAQEETRAPLIAQDGKGKENNFMVYLSTFVAVCGSFAFGSCAGFSSPTQSAIREDLNLSLAEYSLFGSILTFGAMIGAIASGPMADFFGRKGALRISTAFCTAGWLAIYFAQGPLPLDIGRLATGFGMGVFSYVVPVFIAEIAPKHLRGALTASNQLMICAGVSVAFIIGTVLTWRTLALTGLIPCAVLLVGLFFVPESPRWLAKIGKHKEFEFSLRKLRGKDADISEEADEIQDYIETLQKLPTAKVFDLFQKRYMRSVTIGVGLMVCQQFGGINGICFYTSSIFESAGFPADVGTIIYAILQVIVTALNALFVDKAGRKPLLLVSGAGLVIGCLLTAISFYLKTYEIGLQAAPALAVTGILLYIGSFSAGMGAVPWIIMSEIFPINIKGAAGSLATLVNWFGAWAVSFTFNFLLSWSSYGTFLVYAAINLAGIMFIIVMVPETKGRTLEQIQAAINT